A single Bosea sp. PAMC 26642 DNA region contains:
- a CDS encoding SRPBCC family protein, whose protein sequence is MPMATSEYGVVLESGAVRFERLLPGPIERVWSYLVEGEKRATWFCGGETEPRIGGHVALFFKHSLITSEPPPEGARKMNDEGALMGGTVTAYEPPHRFAFNWVGMGEPDSDIEFVLTPAGEKVRLVLTHRRLVTKDRMAMVSSGWHLHLGLLEDQLTGQKPRGFWSVHEGLKTEYVERQKGEAV, encoded by the coding sequence ATGCCGATGGCGACGAGTGAGTATGGCGTGGTTCTGGAAAGCGGCGCGGTGCGCTTCGAGCGGCTGCTGCCGGGGCCGATCGAGCGGGTCTGGTCCTATCTGGTCGAGGGCGAGAAGCGCGCGACCTGGTTCTGCGGCGGCGAAACCGAGCCGCGCATCGGCGGGCATGTCGCGCTGTTCTTCAAGCATTCGCTGATCACCAGCGAGCCGCCGCCCGAGGGCGCCCGCAAGATGAACGACGAGGGCGCGCTGATGGGCGGCACGGTCACGGCCTACGAGCCGCCGCACCGCTTCGCCTTCAACTGGGTCGGCATGGGCGAGCCCGATTCCGACATCGAGTTCGTGCTGACGCCGGCGGGCGAAAAAGTCCGCCTCGTGCTGACGCATCGCAGGCTGGTGACGAAGGACCGGATGGCGATGGTCTCCAGCGGCTGGCACCTACATCTGGGCCTGCTGGAGGACCAGCTGACGGGGCAGAAGCCGCGCGGGTTCTGGTCGGTGCATGAGGGGCTGAAGACGGAGTATGTCGAGAGGCAGAAGGGGGAGGCGGTTTAG
- a CDS encoding ribonuclease T2 family protein, giving the protein MPGLIRSWLIVAAGIAAILGPAKAQGRYERGGTPGDFDFYVLALSWSPGFCELDGGRGRNSEQCADGAGLRFVVHGLWPQNERGYPSECGPAGRTPSRIALEQAQGLFPSEGLARYEWRKHGTCSGSSPSDYFADVRRAREKIVIPPQLAKAERDQTWTAIDLERAFVAANPGLRTDMISVACKREVLQEVRICFSKDLRDFRTCQQVDRSGCRARDITVVAPR; this is encoded by the coding sequence TTGCCGGGATTGATCCGCTCCTGGCTGATCGTTGCGGCCGGCATAGCTGCGATTCTCGGCCCGGCCAAGGCGCAGGGCCGCTATGAGCGCGGCGGCACGCCGGGCGATTTCGACTTCTATGTGCTGGCGCTGTCCTGGTCGCCGGGTTTCTGCGAACTCGACGGCGGCCGCGGCCGCAACAGCGAGCAATGCGCCGACGGCGCCGGCCTGCGCTTCGTCGTGCATGGCCTCTGGCCGCAGAACGAGCGCGGCTATCCCAGCGAATGCGGCCCGGCCGGCCGGACCCCGTCTCGGATCGCGCTGGAACAGGCGCAAGGGTTGTTTCCGAGCGAAGGACTTGCCCGCTACGAATGGCGCAAGCACGGCACCTGCTCGGGATCGAGCCCGAGCGACTATTTCGCCGATGTCCGCCGCGCCCGCGAGAAGATCGTCATCCCGCCGCAACTGGCGAAGGCCGAGCGCGACCAGACATGGACCGCGATCGATCTCGAACGCGCTTTTGTGGCCGCCAATCCGGGCCTGCGCACCGACATGATCTCGGTCGCCTGCAAGCGCGAGGTCCTGCAGGAGGTCCGCATCTGTTTCAGCAAGGACCTGCGCGATTTCCGAACCTGCCAGCAGGTCGATCGCTCCGGCTGCCGGGCGCGGGACATCACGGTCGTCGCGCCGCGCTGA
- a CDS encoding ArsR/SmtB family transcription factor: protein MDRFAALAEPTRRSIVEMLGQGELSAGEIGARFSISAPAISQHLKVLKEAGLVRVTVEGQRRIYRLDPEGLDAFDAWVRKVRGFWGLRLDDLEQELAKAEQRDGERDADGDE, encoded by the coding sequence ATGGATCGTTTCGCCGCCCTCGCCGAACCCACCCGCCGCAGCATCGTCGAGATGCTGGGGCAGGGCGAATTGTCGGCCGGGGAGATCGGGGCGCGGTTCAGCATCAGCGCTCCGGCGATCTCGCAGCATCTCAAGGTGCTGAAGGAGGCAGGGCTGGTGCGGGTCACGGTCGAGGGCCAGCGCCGGATCTACCGGCTCGATCCCGAAGGGCTCGACGCCTTCGATGCCTGGGTGCGCAAGGTCCGCGGCTTCTGGGGCTTGAGGCTCGACGATCTGGAACAAGAACTGGCGAAAGCCGAACAACGGGATGGAGAGCGCGATGCCGATGGCGACGAGTGA
- a CDS encoding IS1182 family transposase produces the protein MMGERTVAQEALFYEFSLERHVPANHLLRAIDRFVDLSGIRAHLRPFYSDTGRPSIDPELMIRMLIVGYCFGIRSERRLCDEVHLNLAYRWFCRLGLEGDVPDHSTFSKNRHGRFRDSDLLREVFETTVRRCMAEGLVGGEGFAVDASLIKADANRQSGVPGKDGLAPEGANHAVREYLAVLDDAAFGAATPVVPKFISPADPAARWTAAHGGQAFFAYATNYLIDLKHAVIMDVEATTAVRQAEVGAARTMIERTQDKFGTWPEKLVADAAYGSAENLAWLVHERGIEPHIPVFDKSRRRDGTFSRSDFAYDHDRDLYICPDGKELRQFRRPFAVPRDGIDPDGLMRYRAIKRDCDACSLKPQCCPKDPARKILRSIHEGARDMARDIAATYAYVTSRRERKKVEMLFAHLKRILKLDRLRLRGPSGARDEFLLAATAQNLRKMAKLMPAGAPPLAA, from the coding sequence ATGATGGGCGAGCGGACGGTTGCGCAGGAGGCACTGTTCTACGAGTTCAGCCTGGAACGGCACGTCCCGGCCAATCATCTGCTGCGCGCCATTGATCGCTTTGTCGATCTGTCCGGCATTCGTGCGCATTTGCGCCCGTTCTACAGCGACACCGGCCGGCCCTCGATCGATCCCGAGTTAATGATCCGAATGCTGATCGTCGGCTACTGCTTCGGCATCCGCTCCGAGCGCAGGCTTTGCGATGAGGTCCATCTGAACCTGGCCTATCGCTGGTTCTGCCGGCTCGGCCTGGAGGGCGATGTGCCCGACCATTCCACCTTCTCGAAGAACCGGCACGGTCGCTTCCGCGATAGCGATCTGCTGCGCGAGGTCTTCGAGACGACGGTCCGGCGCTGCATGGCGGAGGGGCTGGTCGGTGGCGAGGGATTTGCGGTCGATGCCAGCCTGATCAAGGCCGATGCCAACCGCCAAAGCGGCGTGCCCGGCAAGGACGGGTTGGCACCCGAGGGCGCGAACCATGCGGTGCGCGAGTATCTGGCCGTGCTGGACGATGCCGCGTTCGGCGCAGCGACGCCGGTCGTGCCGAAGTTCATCTCGCCCGCCGACCCGGCCGCACGCTGGACGGCCGCCCATGGCGGGCAGGCCTTCTTCGCCTATGCGACGAACTATCTGATCGATCTGAAGCACGCCGTCATCATGGACGTCGAGGCGACGACGGCCGTGCGGCAGGCCGAGGTCGGCGCCGCGCGAACCATGATCGAGCGAACCCAAGACAAGTTTGGCACCTGGCCCGAGAAACTGGTCGCGGACGCCGCCTATGGCTCGGCCGAGAACCTAGCCTGGCTGGTGCACGAGCGCGGTATCGAGCCGCATATTCCGGTGTTCGACAAATCCCGACGCCGGGACGGCACCTTCAGCCGCTCCGACTTCGCCTATGATCACGATCGCGATCTCTACATCTGCCCGGACGGCAAGGAACTGCGGCAGTTCCGCCGGCCCTTCGCGGTGCCGCGCGACGGTATCGATCCCGACGGCCTCATGCGCTACCGGGCGATTAAGCGCGACTGCGACGCCTGTTCCCTGAAGCCGCAGTGCTGCCCGAAAGATCCTGCTCGCAAGATCCTCCGCTCCATCCACGAAGGCGCCCGCGACATGGCGCGCGACATCGCCGCCACCTATGCCTACGTAACTTCCCGCCGCGAGCGGAAAAAGGTCGAGATGCTGTTTGCGCACCTGAAGCGCATCCTCAAGCTCGACCGCTTGCGATTGCGAGGACCGAGTGGGGCCCGCGACGAGTTCCTCCTTGCCGCCACCGCCCAGAACCTCAGGAAAATGGCGAAACTGATGCCGGCCGGAGCACCGCCTCTGGCGGCATGA
- a CDS encoding DMT family transporter produces MPTRNATLAGIGLMLFGILLFSLNDAMGKWLVATYTVGQLLLIRSAAALAVLAPFIVRQGVTRTLRPQRPGLQFLRVVLGASETALFYFAVFYLPLADIMTLWMAAPVWVVMLAALLLGEKVSPGRWLAVLAGFVGVIVTLAPTGASISLPALLALLGSLLFAIMMIAGRYLRGTPDVTLVSWQTFGTLIVGLALLPFGWVTPTLVDTALLALLGIAAMAGHLCVTRSLKLAEASVVAPYQYTLIVWALIFGWLVFGDWPTPAMLAGAGLIVAAGIALPLLERMVGPAGADG; encoded by the coding sequence ATGCCGACCCGCAACGCGACCCTCGCCGGCATCGGCCTGATGCTGTTCGGCATCCTGCTGTTCTCCCTCAACGACGCGATGGGGAAATGGCTGGTCGCGACCTATACGGTCGGGCAGCTGCTGCTGATCCGCAGCGCCGCCGCGCTGGCGGTGCTGGCGCCCTTCATCGTCAGGCAGGGCGTGACGCGAACGCTCAGGCCGCAGCGGCCAGGTCTGCAGTTCCTGCGCGTCGTACTCGGCGCCTCGGAGACGGCGCTGTTCTATTTCGCGGTGTTCTACCTGCCGCTCGCCGACATCATGACGCTGTGGATGGCGGCGCCGGTCTGGGTCGTGATGCTGGCAGCCCTGCTGCTCGGCGAGAAGGTTTCGCCCGGCCGCTGGCTCGCGGTACTCGCAGGCTTCGTCGGCGTGATCGTTACGCTGGCACCCACCGGTGCGAGCATCTCCCTGCCAGCCCTGCTGGCGCTGCTCGGCAGCCTGCTCTTCGCGATCATGATGATCGCCGGGCGCTATCTGCGCGGTACGCCCGACGTCACGCTCGTCAGCTGGCAGACCTTCGGCACCCTGATCGTCGGCCTGGCCCTGCTTCCCTTCGGCTGGGTGACGCCGACGCTGGTCGATACGGCCCTTCTCGCTTTGCTCGGCATCGCCGCCATGGCGGGGCATCTCTGCGTCACGCGCTCGCTGAAGCTGGCCGAGGCGTCGGTCGTCGCGCCCTATCAATATACGCTGATCGTCTGGGCGCTGATCTTCGGCTGGCTCGTCTTCGGCGACTGGCCGACGCCGGCGATGCTGGCAGGCGCCGGACTGATCGTGGCCGCCGGCATCGCCCTGCCGCTGCTGGAGCGCATGGTCGGACCGGCCGGCGCCGATGGCTGA